The Cyprinus carpio isolate SPL01 chromosome B17, ASM1834038v1, whole genome shotgun sequence genome has a window encoding:
- the ankrd9 gene encoding ankyrin repeat domain-containing protein 9, producing MPLDLGMYKSRADYKSPKQCQKTSFAFYQAVRDLLPVWVLEDMRTMEVFHWEDDGQACAYSPSEAFLYALVHDHQQYARYLLSRFSTGALEMPSRSFCCCQASSTPHLAVAVRYNRINILKMIMATIKDLTDCERRSYLNRHGCVHTDGSKTALHLACDLVRPECLALLLGHGACPYATDLTGNTPLDCLLSQICQSDFDMRAKHICLGYLVLFMPTFRFRMKRQLQDSGDVWRALIGEQAFQWLSGSSPPSLFVQAMQKLSQSIPTDQLDSLPDFLKPLDFRLDQA from the coding sequence ATGCCTTTGGATCTGGGGATGTACAAGAGCCGCGCAGATTATAAATCCCCGAAACAATGCCAAAAAACTTCCTTTGCATTTTATCAGGCTGTCCGGGACCTGTTGCCGGTGTGGGTCCTGGAGGACATGCGGACAATGGAGGTGTTTCACTGGGAAGATGACGGACAGGCGTGCGCGTACTCCCCGTCGGAGGCGTTTCTGTACGCGCTGGTACATGATCACCAGCAGTACGCGCGTTATTTACTCAGCAGGTTCTCCACCGGCGCGCTGGAGATGCCCAGCAGAAGCTTCTGCTGCTGCCAGGCGTCCAGCACTCCGCACCTGGCCGTAGCCGTCCGCTACAACCGCATCAACATCCTGAAAATGATCATGGCCACCATTAAAGACCTCACAGACTGCGAGAGACGGAGCTACCTGAACCGTCACGGATGCGTCCACACCGACGGCAGCAAAACCGCGCTGCATCTCGCGTGTGATCTGGTGCGTCCTGAGTGCTTGGCACTGTTGCTGGGTCACGGCGCGTGCCCTTACGCAACGGACCTGACAGGGAACACCCCCCTGGACTGTTTACTCAGCCAGATCTGCCAGAGTGATTTTGACATGCGGGCGAAGCACATCTGCCTCGGCTACCTCGTTTTATTCATGCCCACATTTCGCTTCCGGATGAAGAGACAGTTGCAGGACAGTGGCGATGTGTGGAGGGCGCTCATAGGAGAGCAGGCCTTCCAGTGGCTTTCAGGATCATCACCTCCATCGCTGTTCGTTCAGGCCATGCAGAAGCTCAGCCAGTCCATTCCCACAGATCAGCTGGACTCACTACCAGACTTTCTGAAACCCCTGGACTTCAGACTGGATCAAGCTTAA